Proteins found in one Balearica regulorum gibbericeps isolate bBalReg1 chromosome 17, bBalReg1.pri, whole genome shotgun sequence genomic segment:
- the LOC142604230 gene encoding E3 ubiquitin-protein ligase RBBP6-like, which yields MSCVHYKFSSKLNYDTVTFNGLHISLCDLKRQIFGREKLKPANCDLQISNAQTKEEYTDENALIPKNSSVIVRRIPAGGVKATSKRHVLAHKSPKILGSPFR from the exons ATGTCGTGTGTCCACTATAAGTTCTCTTCAAAGCTGAACTACGATACAGTCACCTTCAACGGCCTCCACATCTCCCTGTGTGACCTCAAGCGCCAGATCTTTGGCCGTGAGAAGCTGAAGCCGGCCAACTGTGACCTGCAGATCTCCAATGCCCAGACCAAAGAAG aaTACACAGATGAGAATGCCCTGATTCCTAAGAACTCATCGGTGATTGTGAGAAGAATCCCTGCTGGAGGAGTTAAAGCTACCAGCAAAAGACATGTTCT GGCTCATAAATCACCCAAAATCTTAGGATCTCCTTTCAGGTGA